The genomic region TCTTGAAGGAGTGGTTTTCCCTGAGCAGCGCGAAATAGGCTATCGTGTTGAGCTGATACAGGTAAGGACAGGCGATGGTGAAGAAATTGCCAATCATGAGGTCCGTGGCCCACGCGGAGAGGAGATCGGAGAGGGAATCGAATACGTAATGGACGTCGCGCCCTTCAGACGTGATGATGTTGTAGACCTCGCCGGTGAAGGATTCAAAGCCGCTGCGCGCGTCCAGGTTGTGTACCCGCACGCTCTCGTTGTTCTCTATGACGGGTCTGTGGCGGGCGAACCGCATGTAGACCACCTTCTTCCCGCTCCTGACCGACCGCTCCGCGAAGGGCCTCGCGAAGGACAGGTAGTCGTCGATAGAGTCAACCTGCCATACGACGTTGTCACCCGTTCTCAGCCCGTCGATGATCTCGTCGATGCCCGCGATGCCCGCGCTTTCCCGTGCAAGTATTCTGGCCATGCAATAACCCCGGCCTTTAATGCCGTATTCTCCTGACCCCTACTTCCCGCCCTTCGTGAAGGCTTCCCATTCTCCCCGGCCCTTCAAGACCTCCCTGAAGACCTCCAGCGCCTTGTTGACAAGCGGCATCCCGCCGTAAGGGGCAAGCTGGAAAAAGACCTCGGCGAGCTTCCGGGGATCACAGCCGACGTTGAGGGCGGCGTTCACGTGGAGCCTCAGTTCATCGGCCGCTCCCAGGGCGGCGAGCATGGCGCAGGCGGCCATCTGGCGCTCCGGAAGGGTGAGGACCGTCCGGGAATAGAGATTACCCGTTATGAACATGGAGAGGTCGTTGGCGAGGTCCTTGTCGAACTCCTTCCAGGTCAGGTAGGGCGGGTCGAGCTTCACCCCTCCCGTCCAGAGTCTCTTCGCTGTCTCCTGGGTTCTTTTCTTTATGTCATCGTTCACTGTCTTCCTCCGCTTTTTCAAGGTTCTATCACGCATCTTTCCCCGGCGTCAAGGCCGGAAGACCTGTATTTTTTTCCCCGGAATATGGTACTATAGGCTCGATAATCTCGACAGAGGAGGAACTTGATGAGGCGATCATTTCTCTGCGGTGTCATCGCGCTGGCGATGATGATGCTTACGGGTTGCGGCTACAACACGATACAGCAGAACGACGAGGCCGTGAAGGCGGCATGGGGTGACGTCGAGGCCTCATACCAGAGGCGCAACGACCTGGTGCCGAACCTGGTGGAGACCGTGAAGGCTTACGCGAAGCACGAGAGCGAGACCCTTCGGGCCGTGACCGAGGCCAGGGCCAGGGTGGGAAGCGTTCAGATATCGAAGGACATGATCGGCAATCCCCAGGCCATGGCCCAGTATCAGCAGGCACAGTCGTCGATGGGCGGGGCCCTGTCGCGGCTCCTTCTCGTTGCCGAGAACTATCCAGATCTCAAGGCCAGCCAGAATT from Syntrophorhabdus sp. harbors:
- a CDS encoding LemA family protein is translated as MRRSFLCGVIALAMMMLTGCGYNTIQQNDEAVKAAWGDVEASYQRRNDLVPNLVETVKAYAKHESETLRAVTEARARVGSVQISKDMIGNPQAMAQYQQAQSSMGGALSRLLLVAENYPDLKASQNFRDLQNQLEGTENRINVARTRYNKAVQTFNTSIRVFPNNLTNMFILKLAQKEPFKAEAGAEKAPKVKF
- a CDS encoding carboxymuconolactone decarboxylase family protein, translating into MNDDIKKRTQETAKRLWTGGVKLDPPYLTWKEFDKDLANDLSMFITGNLYSRTVLTLPERQMAACAMLAALGAADELRLHVNAALNVGCDPRKLAEVFFQLAPYGGMPLVNKALEVFREVLKGRGEWEAFTKGGK